DNA from Daphnia pulicaria isolate SC F1-1A chromosome 3, SC_F0-13Bv2, whole genome shotgun sequence:
CCTCAAGTTTCACTTACTCGCAACGAAAGTGAAGCACAATACAATTCCGAGATATGAAACGATCAAATATACTAGATTCGATCGAAAAATTTCGTTGGAAACCGGAATCTTCCCAGTCCATCTGGTGATCGAATGACCAAACACCTTGCAATCCACTTACGACAAAGGAACACACCAACAAGGAGCGAAACGGACGAAATAACACGACGTGATGAACCAAAAATATGTGTACACTAACCTGGATCGTCTTGTTCTGTTTGATTGGTCGGGGCATTGGTGGTAGTTGCAGCCCCGTAGCTACGCACGACAAATCGGCCTTTTCCTATAGTTGTTCCACTAGTTTCTGTTGCCATTTCACTATTAATTCACGAATGTTAAAATTCAGAACGAGGAACGTATTTCTGGCCAACAAGATCGAACACAAAATTTTGTAAAGAAGACCATGAATGTTGACAATACGTGTAGGGGTTGAAGCACTGAAGCCTGTACAAGTCAGACAGAGTTTGTGTAGGTATATTTGATATCACAGTGacccaacaaagaaaacgACCTCTACGCAAGACTGCTTTTCAGTTTGGCACCAGATCATGCCAGTAATTCTGTCTGCTGCACTGAGCACACTACTGTATTTCTTCTACACATAGTTTCTTGTCTTTGTGTTCACAATATAACTGCCGACAAACAGCTTCAACCCGCTGTTCGTCCTCTACCAGCAACTCAGCAGAGCTCAGGATCGAGCACATCACGTGCACttcaaaaactgaaaattctatttttaccTACATCCGACACCATTGCCAAGCCGTACATATACACATCtggaagttttaaaaatatggtttttttgtatttggatCGAGATTGATATTGGGATTATTCGATTGATATTTGAgtatatttttttacgttttattaacaattttgtgttttgatGGAACTATTTCGAAAATAGTCACAATTTTTTAACAATGGCAATATGTACAATagtgattttgaatttaaattttatacagGCTATTTCACACGTATTTTCTTGCAGTTTCTTGCAAGCAATTATACAATAGGATggaaaaaacttaaatttgaTTACATTTCGCTGTGTGCCTCTGAGCCCAGTTGCCTATTTGCCAATCATCCAACGCCTTAATGCCATTCCTTCTTTTATGACTTCATCTACTTCAGCTCCAGTTTCTTCAACTTTGGCTTGATAACAAAATTGAAGTTTAAGTATTACACAATACAAAacattaaatataaaaataaagtataATTAGTTCATTACCAAGAAGTCTGCTGAGATTGCTTAGATCACTCCTCTCTGTTTGAAAAGGGTGATCTTGAAAAGTAATCAATTCAGTGGGATTTAATGTTGGGTAATAACCAGGAACCAATGGGTGGAAAGGATGCATTTGATTGAGTTGCAATTCCTTGGGTGTTGCAGCATTCATTTGATAAGCCTCTTTTAACAAAGATTGTGCATCAAGGGGTGTGGCACTGTGAAGCACttcctattaaaaaaaaaaaaaaaaaaacatctgtcAAATgaccattttcaaatttactaTGTAGAAATATTGATCAACCATTATTTCAGCGTGTGTCGAAAGCTCAATCAGGTATCGACCTTGGAGTTTGCAAGCTGCCAGTGGAATAAAATACAGAAAATTGGGTTCATTGACCAATATATGATCCCATAATGTAAGGAATTCCCGAGGATCAACTATCTTTATAGAGAAAAACGATTAAAGATTTTTAAGTATGATACTAACATATGAACACAATAATAATTATATGTGTAGTGTTATAATAAGATTGTCTTACTGTACGAAAAGAGGTTCTCATCCATCTcctatttcaatttgaaaaatttcattacaGCACTGCATGTGTCAACAAAAGGAAGTATgcattgttgaaaaaaaaacctaccaAGCATAATCAATAGCTCTTATTCCCAAGTTTGCAAGGTGTCTGTACAGATCAGGATGATTTTTCAGCATTATAATATCCAGCATAGACAAGAGTGTGTATGGAGGCAAAGGAATATGATCAAACCAGTGTTGGCACCAATTCACTGAATACATAAATAATATGCACAATTAAATGTCTTGTTATGctatggaaagaaaaattatacttACTAAGAATAGATAGCATGATCTCAAAATATATCAACTCATGTGATGCTAGAAGTCCAGCAAAAGGACATACATAATCAGCCAAGTTAAAATGACGGAATTGTTCTAGTGATGGACAATGTGCAAGCAGGCTTTGAATGACTCGATTGCAAACTTTCGTATTGCTTCCAAGTCCATCTTCTTCCTGTAGCACAATATTGCtgggtaattttttctttgtttctctcAAACACATGTACTGAGCCTTGTTGTTTGGCAGGTTCAATATAATTGTCCATAACTTCAATCTGTGTTGTTCtggaattatttcaaaatcatgTAAAATATTTCTCAAGGATTCCCTTGAAAGAGCTTTATTGAAAAAACACGCCATCCTTCGTAAcagtaaaaacaaaaccacGTTAGGTCTAATTATTTGAATCACATCCATGAAACTTACGTAGGCTAAACTTACGTTTTCAGGTTGTAACGCAAACTGATGATTTCAATGGAGTTTCTATAAATTAATAACTGTAGATTTGCCGGTCTGTTTACTTTGATATAATCTCAACCaggttattatttttattcgtcaATTCGTAGCTTggcgatttttgtttttcaactgTCAAATTCGAATTCGTCAACAATGCAGGGTTGTCAATTTCAAATCTCGAAATCTCGAACagtcaatgaaaattttaaattctaaaaatgaaatacaaatcTGATAATCTGATTCAAAATACAAATGCGAACTTATCGATTTACATTTAagaatgcaaatattttcttcatttaagAATCACAATATTCTCTTTTAAAGAAGCCAAATATGTTTTGACCCAAGTTTTTAAGGACGTAACGGAAGTGCGGTAATGTATGTAACCTAAGCTAAAATGCCTATGCTAATGAGTGACTTCTGTTTTGTACAAACCATGtgtattgaaatttgaaagaatatAGCTCCCTGCAGTGCACTGATGAGGGAGGGcagattaaacaaaaaattcaccaTCGGACCGACACAGGTAGTAGTATAACATGGTGGGGACGTAAGAGGCACATTTTCTGATTTCACTTCCAAAGTTCAATTTCAACTCACCACCATAAGGTATTTAAGGTATAACAAGAATCATCAATCATAAAGCAAATAAACAATCGTCGTTACACAAGAAAAGATTAAAGAAACCACAAACAGAGAAAGAATGAAACCGGCAGATGTAAAGAAAGATATTGGAAATAGAGAGATCAGACTAGGAGTGGGTTGgtgtaaaaaaaagaccaaaaagaacaaaaaagtatCCAATACGCGGAAATattggaagaaaaattcagaaaaagacaaagtgATACTAATATTTTATGGCTATACGTTTCAAAGGCTTTGCATtacggaaaataaagaaaataattttcagagAATTTTCGACAACTTCCGCTTGGTTTAGCGGGATTTCTTAAATGAACGAGaattttttgtcaaaacaaaaatttcagcAGTTTCAATAGCAAAACTtctacaacacaaaaaataataaaaaattgctcAAGTAGGTGAGTTTAAGTCTGAATTTCGgtccaacataaaaaaattaaaaattcttcaGGTGGAAAGTGGAAACGATCTAAACTTCATGAATTATGGAATCGACTGTAATGGAAAGCCGAACGCGCTGTGTTGCCAATTGATTATTGGTTACTGGacgaatgaattattttttttttttttttgcacaaacgaagaagaagaaagagagaactaacagaaaagaaaatgcggGAGGGATTTAGTTCACGGGACAATGCAAGTAAAGCAGAGTTGAGTTGGCCCGATGCAGTCATCGTGGCAGAATGCGCCACACCGCTGGCACATAACCATTGCTTTAAGTTGGCAATCGCAGTCAGTCGATAGAGAAGCCTTTTCAACTGCATCGTCGTTAGTGTTGTCGGTAGAATTTCCGGTATTAGAAGGATCTGAGTGGATGGGCAGTTGTGGAGTAATGCTGCTACCATTTCCGGGCACTTGAGCTCTCATTGACATTCCCATGCTCACCAACTGGACATCATTTTGCACGAATGGAGGTGTCTGTGGTGTAGCCACTGGATTTAGTGCTGGAACTGCCGATGATCCGGAAATGTTGATCTGCTTTTTATTCTGCAACGGTGGTCCTGGCCAAGGCTGGCGAGTCCCTTGTTGCTGCTGGCTAGTTGACGTTTGCATTGGTTGTTGCTGATTTTGCATCGGTTGTAAGTTGACTTGGACACTTGAAGAAGCATACGGATGCGTCTGGGTAGTATTTACTGTACGTTGTCTTATGTTAATTGGCTGCTGAATTCGAGGAGCCAATGGCATTTGTTGTTGAACACTTTGTTCTTGAATAAAAGAAGTATTGCTATTTGCTTGCTGAAGATTGGCGAAAACTGACTGGGAATGTGTTCCAGTACGAACAGTAGCTGGTGCTATTATCTTAGGAGTACTGCCTTGTTGTTGCCGTGGCTGCTGTtgtgactgctgctgctgctgaggccAATTATTGAACGGAAGATAATTTACCTGCTGAGTGACAGAAACaccttgttgttgtggttgctgTTGATAGGATTGAACCGTTACCGATGATTGTTGAGCCTGTGGAGGGATGCTAGCAAACATGGGTGGTTTCGGATGTGGAGGAGTTGATGCGGGTCTGAGTTGCTGCTGAGAGACTCCTATAGTCCGGTTCCCGGCGAGATTGGCTGGAGGAGTCTTGGACAAAGGATGATTCGCCACCTCTGAATTGTTTGGAGCTATACAAATGAGTTGCTGTCTCGGCAGTTGGGCAGTAGACGGAGCAGCTACTTTATTAACGATGGTCGACTGCTGATCAACGACTCCCATATTGGCAGTTGCTGGATGCACAAGAATAATGTTGGACGGAGAAGTGGTGCCGATGGATTGAGGAACACTTTTGGAATCACCAATCCCTTGTTGACTCGCAATTTTCATAACCGGCCCACCTTTAATTGGTTTCGCCCCCAAACTATTTTTGGATCCACTTTTATTGGTACTTGATCGATTGGCGCCAGTTATATTGGTACTACCAGTGACTGGAGAGCATGGTGGTAAAACGACAACACTGCTAGAGAACGCAGACGGGGGACGTAGCTGGGCCTTGAGTTGTTCGCAATTTGGGCTATTTTCGATCACTGCTTGGCAGATCCGATAAGATCTTTCGAGATTAACCGTTCCAGGTGGAGCTCTTGATGGCTGATTTTGCTTGCCAGATCCATTACGAGGGGCGATCAAACCACCTGCCCCCGAGGATGAAGTTCCAGGAACTGGATTGCTGGCACTGACGGGTTGACTACTTCTCGGAAGAATCCGAGACGGAGACGACGATGAAGCGGTTACTCGAGGTTTGTTGAGTGCAATCGGTGTCAAAGAAGTTATCGATGAAATTGTTTTACCTTCTGTTGTCGTGTGGCTAGTGTTCGTACGGATACCCACCAAGGTGGAAGGATCTGAGACGACCAGTGTAGTGCCTGGCGGAAGTGAGATTGGCAAAGTAAGAGGCAAGTTCAGCGGCAGTGTCACTGGAAACGGCAGAGTTAGGGTTACAGTGGTCGGTTGTTGAACTGGCGCTTCAATTTTCGCCACACTCTGTGTTTCGATTACAACAGGAGTCGCTTCGGAAGTGCTGACTCGTGGAACTGAACTTTCTAGTATTTCAGGTTTCGTGGAAACATTTGTCGGCGTCGTTCCAGTCAAAATAGCAGGCTCGGATTTACGGTTAGAATCATCTGTCCTGTTCTCCAGAGGTACTTCGGTTGTTTTCGGCAATAAATCTTTTGGTTGTTGTGCAGGAATGGCTACGGAAGTCATTTTCAAAAGTGAATCTTGAATATCCGTTGCGGAAGGCTCAATCATCTGTTGCTGTTCTTGCGACGAACGTCCAGCTACAGCTGAATCTAATTCATCTTGCTTATGAGTTGTTACATTTTCTGGCGACGAGATCTTTTGCTGTTCAGCTATCACAGGTACAGACTCTTCCCTGTCGTGAATATCTCTCAACAACTCTAGAGCTTCCGTCACTTGATGACTCTGGAAAAAATCTTCTGGTGACGAATCTTCCTGAACAAAGTGCCCTACACTGCTACTAAGAAaatctttcatttcatttaatgCCTGGCTATCGTCAATTTCCATTTGTCGTTCA
Protein-coding regions in this window:
- the LOC124328700 gene encoding polycomb protein Asx-like; the protein is MSESFGIDVSVADSISPEPRMLKRPTLQLALKQQAKRRRRNTSIATQGNVNGMPPIPRVIVKVLPPLPLNERNKVHEGTESETEEVQPITPRNASVSVPTQTTMREVLASIPGFKTTKRTTRNLSAAAQIQRAQEGCVDLQNPSSILAKANLRGILNKHTFGSLPPLYQHKLVQLLPEVDRCPDGSSKLSNTALSNEFFGRACQKWRDRLAAGEFTPESQQKIRAEAERDKGKLDPWKVKHFEPFWGTKGESSSQELSTRLPSSSKACSSAAPSKKKSTPSDVVDEDETPPKKRSMVGRKIGRRRMKRKKPIRKIVISTLLNSEDKTQITSEEATLVSEEICSKDVMSVESCEIAEMQPIEIIEIIEPVHPSTDTDEPESVSGVEFDSSNVEKEEVFASNPTEESDCEEQSSVQVTPSNDSIIEISNRLEEPSLTAPQPVEINIGQDKFDGEKWDGTKTLSAESNNQVGENANFEVQEMSTEVRASEEEDVLCLSNPPTIKDSLPSSDTDEEKESKEQDVDERQMEIDDSQALNEMKDFLSSSVGHFVQEDSSPEDFFQSHQVTEALELLRDIHDREESVPVIAEQQKISSPENVTTHKQDELDSAVAGRSSQEQQQMIEPSATDIQDSLLKMTSVAIPAQQPKDLLPKTTEVPLENRTDDSNRKSEPAILTGTTPTNVSTKPEILESSVPRVSTSEATPVVIETQSVAKIEAPVQQPTTVTLTLPFPVTLPLNLPLTLPISLPPGTTLVVSDPSTLVGIRTNTSHTTTEGKTISSITSLTPIALNKPRVTASSSSPSRILPRSSQPVSASNPVPGTSSSGAGGLIAPRNGSGKQNQPSRAPPGTVNLERSYRICQAVIENSPNCEQLKAQLRPPSAFSSSVVVLPPCSPVTGSTNITGANRSSTNKSGSKNSLGAKPIKGGPVMKIASQQGIGDSKSVPQSIGTTSPSNIILVHPATANMGVVDQQSTIVNKVAAPSTAQLPRQQLICIAPNNSEVANHPLSKTPPANLAGNRTIGVSQQQLRPASTPPHPKPPMFASIPPQAQQSSVTVQSYQQQPQQQGVSVTQQVNYLPFNNWPQQQQQSQQQPRQQQGSTPKIIAPATVRTGTHSQSVFANLQQANSNTSFIQEQSVQQQMPLAPRIQQPINIRQRTVNTTQTHPYASSSVQVNLQPMQNQQQPMQTSTSQQQQGTRQPWPGPPLQNKKQINISGSSAVPALNPVATPQTPPFVQNDVQLVSMGMSMRAQVPGNGSSITPQLPIHSDPSNTGNSTDNTNDDAVEKASLSTDCDCQLKAMVMCQRCGAFCHDDCIGPTQLCFTCIVP